One Eremothecium cymbalariae DBVPG#7215 chromosome 2, complete sequence DNA window includes the following coding sequences:
- a CDS encoding uncharacterized protein (similar to Ashbya gossypii AFL161C), with protein MAEVVEDTAQEKLQEANGHMGGKERLDGLISSQMVEVTDESDSTQSNEVELGEEVEVDSGGRSNGLVSEEEIMYTTKPLNMGGEDVRSEFVERSEIQKGYEKKAITTEAAVAAASARKSKLPVLATSLKDGVKRNERSTGASPKKVADSVVNDNKVGDVLARIRRYEQRDGEVGRKDGVLPVEKSAVSSVGEKEHVMDEVKAISAADSVGDSPKKRTVHAGNDNKPELPTRGCRRETSARAGASLRNHNDEGDNASSAASKYSEVQRTESSDFDLIINRLHENAQEFMSQDEKAQETVQEGARQLKSSYSEFLQTINKLEHVAVTEDGRTDEDAEIFEELTKLDWQFWTQVVNNFASVAKNDSVRLEQEISNGIPEPIRGIIWQLISNSKSKEIKQLYHDLLQIPSEHEKAIQRDISRTKFIPSDKVDSLFNVLKAYSLFDPEVGYTQGMAFVTAPLLLNVPEESDAIGLLIKLMKNYGLREFFLPDMPGLQLKLYQFDRLLEENSPILYNHLIRQGIRSSMYATQWFLTLFAYKFPLGFVLRILDVVFVEGIESLLKFSLILMLKNESTLVQLKFDKLLDFLKDGLFCYYLKENVKMRKEGKEAESAMQTAESGDSTSKSSIVGSEIIGTEYDVNVFIQDAIQEVKITPIQLRRYSSEYEEIHQLECQREAQYEEMRIKNRQLQREVRKLEHDYTLLNREHIMLANELIQNRLRIETLNDENQDLKSTIELLKQHIANEMRRQSLPNPDAEIPTNLKEDLEKTMQRNLEVMNQNQDLEDKIAALEKEIELLKANTVIHTEKQNQESVKKSPTSLHAISPSIGSWTFKKPW; from the coding sequence ATGGcagaagttgttgaagacaCAGCACAGGAAAAATTGCAAGAGGCAAACGGTCATATGGGCGGAAAGGAAAGACTTGATGGTTTAATTAGTTCACAGATGGTTGAGGTGACAGATGAGAGCGATAGTACACAGAGTAATGAGGTTGAGTTAGGGGAAGAGGTTGAGGTAGATTCAGGTGGAAGGAGCAATGGTTTAGTTAGTGAGGAAGAGATAATGTATACTACCAAGCCCTTAAATATGGGGGGTGAAGATGTCAGATCAGAGTTTGTAGAGAGATCTGAGATACAAAAAGGCTATGAAAAAAAGGCTATAACGACGGAGGCAGCAGTAGCAGCGGCATCAGCGCGGAAGTCGAAGCTACCTGTATTGGCCACTTCGCTCAAAGATGGGGTGAAACGGAACGAAAGGAGTACTGGAGCGTCTCCCAAGAAAGTAGCAGATTCTGTAGTCAATGACAACAAAGTAGGGGATGTTTTGGCTAGAATTAGGCGTTATGAGCAGCGAGATGGGGAGGTAGGCAGAAAGGATGGGGTTCTGCCAGTTGAGAAATCTGCCGTATCGTCTGTTGGAGAGAAAGAACACGTCATGGATGAGGTAAAAGCAATATCTGCTGCGGATAGTGTTGGCGATAGCCCCAAGAAGAGGACGGTGCATGCAGGGAATGATAATAAGCCTGAACTTCCTACCAGAGGTTGCAGGAGAGAGACTTCAGCGAGGGCAGGGGCTTCTCTTAGGAACCATAACGACGAAGGAGACAATGCTTCTTCGGCGGCATCAAAATATTCCGAGGTTCAGCGCACTGAATCATCCGATTTTGACTTGATCATTAATAGGTTGCATGAAAATGCACAGGAGTTTATGTCACAAGATGAGAAAGCACAGGAAACTGTGCAAGAAGGTGCACGTCAACTAAAATCTAGTTATTCTGAATTCTTGCAGACGATCAACAAGTTGGAGCATGTTGCTGTTACTGAAGATGGTAGGACGGATGAAGATGCTgaaatctttgaagaattgacCAAGCTTGACTGGCAGTTTTGGACTCAGGTTGTCAATAATTTTGCTTCTGTGGCCAAAAATGATTCTGTAAGATTAGAGCAAGAGATAAGTAACGGTATTCCAGAACCGATCCGGGGCATTATATGGCAACTaatttccaattcaaaatcGAAAGAGATAAAACAACTTTATCATGATTTGCTACAGATTCCTTCAGAACACGAGAAAGCTATACAGCGCGACATTTCAAGAACCAAGTTCATTCCTAGTGACAAGGTTGATTCTCTatttaatgttttaaagGCCTATTCGTTGTTTGATCCCGAGGTTGGCTATACACAGGGTATGGCGTTTGTCACAGCCCCATTGTTGCTAAACGTTCCTGAGGAATCGGATGCTATTGGGTTGTTGATtaaattaatgaaaaattatgGATTAAGAGAGTTTTTCTTACCCGACATGCCAGGCTTACAGCTCAAGTTATATCAATTTGATCGCCTATTGGAGGAAAATTCACCAATCTTGTACAATCACTTGATTAGGCAAGGTATTCGTTCCTCTATGTATGCCACCCAGTGGTTTCTAACTTTATTTGCTTACAAATTCCCATTAGGCTTTGTGCTTCGGATTCTCGATGTTGTATTTGTAGAAGGTATTGAGTCTTTATTGAAGTTTTCGTTGATTTTAATGCTAAAGAACGAGTCGACTTTGGTGCAACTAAAATTTGACAAGTTACtggattttttgaaggatggATTATTCTGTTACTACTTGAAAGAGAATGTAAAAATGCGTAAAGAGGGGAAGGAGGCTGAAAGTGCCATGCAAACAGCCGAAAGTGGCGATTCTACGTCTAAATCAAGCATAGTAGGATCTGAGATAATTGGCACCGAATACGATGTCAATGTATTTATTCAGGATGCAAttcaagaagttaaaatCACACCAATTCAGCTCAGAAGATATAGTTCGGAATACGAAGAGATTCATCAGTTAGAATGTCAACGAGAAGCACAGTATGAAGAAATGAGGATCAAGAACCGCCAACTACAAAGGGAAGTGCGAAAATTGGAGCACGACTACACGTTGTTAAACAGGGAGCATATTATGTTGGCCAATGAACTAATCCAAAACAGACTCAGGATAGAAACGCTTAACGACGAGAATCAAGATTTGAAGTCTACCATagaattgttgaaacaaCACATTGCTAATGAGATGAGAAGACAATCTCTGCCAAACCCAGACGCAGAGATCCCCACAAATCTAAAAGAAGATTTGGAGAAGACCATGCAAAGGAACCTAGAAGTGATGAATCAAAACCAAGATTTAGAAGACAAAATCGCTGCcttggaaaaagaaatagaacTACTTAAGGCAAACACCGTAATCCATACAGAGAAGCAGAATCAAGAATCTGTGAAAAAATCTCCAACGAGTTTACATGCTATTTCACCATCAATCGGCAGCTGGACGTTCAAGAAACCATGGTAA